A single window of Cheilinus undulatus linkage group 12, ASM1832078v1, whole genome shotgun sequence DNA harbors:
- the fgl1b gene encoding fibrinogen like 1B translates to MWSFTSLGLASFFADTRMLDRGRKQKTGSCSVLGRLDPVWNGPSNVDHAEPAQPINNTERKITVNAEGDKTRRWAMKNHFKARDLSIKGMSVLLFLALACLHMASSTQLSALDSCGPEVVALKRSIRKLENKLLIGAWQVEHLQRHKYFEPLQPDVPDTKAVTDHDGNNSSNGTLDSSDMTPVQQLAPAGNLIVHDKDCSELFDRLKPSSGFYRIRPKPHQEPFLVYCDMDDGGGWTVFQRRRHGKVDFDRDWVDYKEGFGDFKLWNDEFWLGNEHIYSLLSEGNNLVKIDLMDWDGKKSHAFYENFRITDEADKFRLQYEMYSGKAGDALTGGGGMVEHWSTCLSGMQFSTKDQDNDRYLQGSCAQENKAGWWFNRCHAANLNGKFYRKGQYKGQYDNGVVWGTWRGLWYSLRHTTMKVRPLVFLDAGGSGAGEI, encoded by the exons ATGTGGTCTTTTACAAGTCTGGGATTAGcttctttttttgcagataCTAGAATGCTTGAtagaggaagaaaacaaaaaactgggTCATGTTCAGTGCTTGGCAGGTTAGACCCAGTCTGGAATGGACCCTCTAATGTGGACCATGCAGAACCAGCCCAGCCCATAAATAATACGGAGAGGAAAATAACAGTGAACGCTGAAGGAGACAAGACGAGGCGTTGGGCAATGAAG aatcattttaaagcaaGGGACCTTTCCATAAAAGGCATGTCGGTGTTGCTGTTTTTGGCTTTGGCGTGCCTACACATGGCTTCCTCTACACAGTTATCA GCATTGGACTCATGTGGACCAGAGGTTGTAGCTCTGAAACGCAGCATACGAAAACTGGAGAACAAACTCTTGATTGGGGCTTGGCAGGTAGAGCACTTGCAGAGGCACAAATACTTCGAACCACTTCAGCCTGATGTGCCGGATACTAAAGCTGTGACTGACCATGATGGAAATAACAGCAGCAATGGGACATTAGACAGCTCTGATATGACTCCGGTCCAACAACTTGCACCTGCAGGCAATTTAATTGTCCATGACAAAG ACTGCTCTGAGCTATTTGACAGGCTCAAACCATCAAGCGGTTTCTACCGAATCAGACCCAAACCACACCAGGAGCCTTTTTTGGTTTACTGTGACATGGACGATGGAGGAGGATGGACGGTTTTTCAGAGGCGGCGGCATGGAAAAGTCGACTTTGACAG ggATTGGGTGGACTACAAAGAAGGTTTTGGGGACTTCAAACTGTGGAATGATGAGTTTTGGTTGGGGAATGAGCACATTTATTCTCTACTGTCAGAAG GCAATAACTTGGTGAAGATTGATCTGATGGACTGGGATGGAAAGAAAAGTCATGCATTTTATGAGAACTTCAGGATCACAGATGAAGCT GATAAGTTTCGCCTCCAGTATGAAATGTATAGTGGGAAGGCAGGAGATGCTCTGACTGGTGGTGGGGGGATGGTGGAGCATTGGTCCACTTGTCTCAGTGGCATGCAGTTCAGCACTAAAGATCAG GACAATGATCGCTATCTTCAGGGCAGCTGTGCACAGGAAAACAAAGCAGGGTGGTGGTTCAACAG GTGTCACGCAGCCAACCTAAATGGAAAGTTCTACCGCAAAGGGCAGTACAAGGGCCAGTATGATAACGGTGTGGTGTGGGGGACCTGGAGAGGCCTCTGGTATTCACTCAGGCACACCACAATGAAGGTGCGGCCTCTGGTTTTCCTGGATGCTGGAGGCAGTGGAGCAGgggaaatttaa